The proteins below are encoded in one region of Danio rerio strain Tuebingen ecotype United States chromosome 12, GRCz12tu, whole genome shotgun sequence:
- the zgc:112285 gene encoding uncharacterized protein LOC561476 precursor: MAVRSLFFALLLLLLGLVLDRASTHAFNPSRLQQHKILHLDWPKDCGLAHFKPNTVERIVSGNEARPHSWPWQVSLQVRPRGSKHYVHVCGGTLIHKNWVLTAAHCFQKGKAEDASSWRIVLGKHQLKRSETAERFFPVKRIYRHEHFRYPAHSELDYDIALVKAATDIQPSNFIRYACLPRKQINLNPGHYCWVTGWGDTRGGKENVSLAEALNQARLPIIDYKTCRQKKFWGDRVRDSMICAGFRDTEGTPAACQGDSGGPLLCQVGRDRWEVHGIVSFGPIGCTVENKPSVFTRTAAYIPWIEATRIRDFFLH; this comes from the exons ATGGCAGTACGGAGCCTTTTTTTCGCACTGTTGCTATTGCTTCTGGGTCTGGTACTGGACAGAGCCTCCACCCATGCATTCAACCCCAGTCGCCTTCAACAGCACAAAATCCTCCACCTCG ACTGGCCGAAGGACTGTGGCCTGGCTCATTTCAAACCAAACACAGTGGAGCGTATTGTGTCAGGCAACGAAGCAAGACCTCACTCCTGGCCGTGGCAGGTCTCACTGCAG GTTCGTCCCAGAGGCAGCAAACATTATGTTCATGTGTGTGGAGGGACTCTGATCCATAAGAATTGGGTTCTGACTGCTGCTCACTGCTTCCAGAA GGGAAAGGCAGAGGATGCTAGTAGCTGGCGTATTGTTTTGGGTAAGCATCAGCTAAAAAGATCAGAGACCGCAGAACGATTCTTTCCAGTGAAGAGGATCTACAGGCATGAGCACTTCCGTTATCCAGCTCACAGTGAACTGGACTACGATATTGCATTGGTTAAAGCTGCCACGGACATCCAGCCAAGCAACTTCATTCGCTATGCCTGCCTGCCGCGCAAGCAGATCAACCTTAATCCAGGGCACTACTGCTGGGTGACGGGCTGGGGGGACACACGAG GTGGAAAAGAAAATGTGTCACTTGCTGAAGCACTGAACCAAGCTAGGCTTCCAATCATTGACTATAAGACCTGCCGGCAAAAGAAGTTCTGGGGTGACCGTGTGAGGGACTCCATGATTTGTGCTGGCTTCAGAGATACAGAAGGGACCCCAGCTGCATGCCAG GGTGACTCAGGTGGCCCTCTGCTATGCCAGGTAGGGCGTGACCGCTGGGAGGTTCATGGCATTGTGAGCTTTGGTCCCATTGGATGCACGGTGGAAAACAAGCCCAGCGTCTTCACTCGCACTGCAGCCTACATCCCATGGATCGAGGCCACACGCATCAGGGATTTCTTCTTGCACTAA
- the LOC798089 gene encoding uncharacterized protein isoform X2, which translates to MEEEQRPTSEIYLPSISLGSVDAETVDDHELPIISLSKSSTEMVSGPPQRTELAWYRQNLRKSVSSAACTQRPVSLGGPATGVFEHEQGSICSGNSTPETVIWHGGTAGSWSVMEDSPRRTPTQDLFLGQNQVHSGVKCVPHSPSTNRDLRIKGLVCKEGCCRFCGPAENLTGCSCCRVACQMSSSGLNNSYTPQGVNTEDHVQSNCESHHLTACHRSTCSGHMMNTACLRNPCSVIPCPGHFISRPPCTGSPCAGQRSLLHSGLLGFPPLVSSVSETRLDSRSTVHCCGSELRGQNSSCLRLDRKGQTTLNRTVKDATTMTSDHQLKDAGVQTISNSLVSSLSHVFPEISLRADPTSEAHLTTEHMCHRTPVKEVEWDAEGMTWEVYGAAVDPEELGLAIQKHLELQIKETAAAAAAAAQTEDSTDNISNLALQSRPRKKSEGIIRTLRSSACCSNPSTVGD; encoded by the coding sequence ATGGAGGAAGAACAACGTCCTACATCTGAGATCTACCTCCCAAGCATCAGTCTTGGATCTGTTGACGCTGAAACAGTGGATGACCATGAGCTGCCAATAATTTCTTTATCAAAAAGCTCAACCGAAATGGTGAGTGGACCTCCACAAAGAACAGAGCTGGCATGGTATCGCCAGAACTTGCGCAAGAGCGTCAGCAGCGCAGCATGCACTCAAAGACCTGTCAGTCTGGGTGGACCAGCGACAGGAGTTTTTGAACATGAACAAGGGAGTATTTGTAGTGGCAACAGCACACCTGAGACTGTAATCTGGCATGGAGGAACTGCAGGATCTTGGAGCGTCATGGAGGACTCGCCCAGAAGGACTCCAACACAAGATCTATTCCTGGGGCAAAATCAGGTCCACAGTGGTGTGAAGTGTGTACCACACTCTCCATCCACAAATAGAGATTTAAGGATTAAGGGTTTGGTGTGCAAAGAGGGATGCTGCCGATTTTGTGGACCTGCAGAGAACCTGACGGGATGCAGCTGTTGCAGAGTGGCTTGCCAAATGAGTTCTTCGGGTCTAAATAACAGCTACACTCCACAGGGAGTGAATACAGAAGACCATGTTCAGAGCAACTGTGAAAGCCATCATTTAACTGCATGCCATAGATCTACCTGTTCTGGTCACATGATGAACACTGCCTGTTTGAGAAACCCTTGCAGTGTTATTCCATGCCCTGGACATTTCATATCACGACCTCCTTGTACAGGAAGCCCCTGTGCAGGACAAAGATCATTGCTCCATTCAGGCTTGCTTGGTTTTCCACCACTTGTGTCCTCAGTCAGTGAGACCAGACTTGACAGCAGAAGTACAGTCCATTGCTGTGGATCCGAGTTAAGGGGACAGAACTCCTCCTGCCTCAGACTAGATCGTAAAGGCCAGACTACTCTTAACAGGACAGTCAAAGATGCCACTACCATGACTTCTGACCATCAGCTCAAAGATGCTGGTGTGCAGACCATTTCTAATTCCCTTGTTTCCTCTCTTTCTCACGTGTTTCCTGAAATTAGTTTGAGAGCTGATCCTACCTCAGAAGCACATTTGACCACAGAGCACATGTGTCATAGGACCCCTGTGAAAGAAGTGGAATGGGATGCTGAGGGTATGACCTGGGAGGTGTATGGTGCAGCTGTGGACCCTGAAGAGCTTGGCTTGGCAATCCAAAAGCATCTGGAACTTCAGATCAAAGAGACGGCAGCCGCTGCAGCTGCGGCTGCTCAAACCGAAGACTCCACAGATAACATCAGCAACCTAGCACTGCAGTCCAGGCCTCGGAAGAAAAGCGAAGGCATTATAAGAACCCTGCGTAGTTCAGCATGTTGCTCTAACCCAAGTACTGTGGGCGACTGA
- the timm23a gene encoding mitochondrial import inner membrane translocase subunit Tim23, with protein MDNNTPPPGGFKGGLGSIFGGGTPEYSNTELSGVPLTGMSPLSPYLNVDPRYLIQDTDEFILPTGANKTRGRFELAFFTIGGCCITGAAFGTLNGLRMGLSETRDMPWSKPRNVQILNMVTRQGASWANTLGSVALLYSVFGVAIEKARGAEDDLNTVAAGTLTGMVFKSTGGLKGVARGGLIGLAMSGLYALYNNWDHLKGKSPSHY; from the exons ATGGATAACAACACACCGCCACCGGGAGGATTTAAAGGAGGACTCGGGAGCATTTTTGGTGGAGGAACCCCTGAGTATTCAAACACTGAGCTTTCAGGAGTACCGT TGACTGGAATGAGTCCTCTTTCCCCATACCTCAATGTTGACCCTCGTTACCTCATACAG GACACTGATGAGTTCATCTTGCCAACTGGGGCAAATAAAACTCGTGGTCGCTTTGAGCTGGCCTTCTTCACCATTGGTGGATGTTGTATAACAG GAGCTGCTTTTGGGACACTCAATGGTCTCCGTATGGGCCTGTCAGAAACTAGAGACATGCCATGGTCAAAACCCAGAAATGTACA GATTTTGAACATGGTCACACGACAAGGGGCATCGTGGGCCAACACACTAGGATCAGTAG CTCTTTTGTATAGCGTGTTTGGTGTGGCCATTGAGAAGGCCAGGGGTGCAGAGGACGACCTCAACACAGTGGCAGCTGGAACATTAACCGGGATGGTATTTAAATCCACAG GTGGACTCAAAGGAGTTGCCAGAGGAGGTCTCATTGGTTTAGCCATGTCAGGGCTGTATGCTCTGTACAACAACTGGGATCACCTAAAGGGGAAATCTCCTTCACATTACTGA
- the LOC798089 gene encoding uncharacterized protein isoform X1 — protein MDFLSERERVVCNQMTTTDNPAIHPLCPVHLERSERARVQERKEVKEAGAVWAEGKETRGGSGRNFTMEEEQRPTSEIYLPSISLGSVDAETVDDHELPIISLSKSSTEMVSGPPQRTELAWYRQNLRKSVSSAACTQRPVSLGGPATGVFEHEQGSICSGNSTPETVIWHGGTAGSWSVMEDSPRRTPTQDLFLGQNQVHSGVKCVPHSPSTNRDLRIKGLVCKEGCCRFCGPAENLTGCSCCRVACQMSSSGLNNSYTPQGVNTEDHVQSNCESHHLTACHRSTCSGHMMNTACLRNPCSVIPCPGHFISRPPCTGSPCAGQRSLLHSGLLGFPPLVSSVSETRLDSRSTVHCCGSELRGQNSSCLRLDRKGQTTLNRTVKDATTMTSDHQLKDAGVQTISNSLVSSLSHVFPEISLRADPTSEAHLTTEHMCHRTPVKEVEWDAEGMTWEVYGAAVDPEELGLAIQKHLELQIKETAAAAAAAAQTEDSTDNISNLALQSRPRKKSEGIIRTLRSSACCSNPSTVGD, from the exons GTCCTGTTCACTTAGAGCGGAGCGAGAGAGCACGGGTGCAGGAGAGGAAAGAAGTAAAGGAGGCGGGAGCTGTCTGGGCAGAAGGGAAGGAGACGAGAGGAGGAAGTGGGAG AAATTTCACTATGGAGGAAGAACAACGTCCTACATCTGAGATCTACCTCCCAAGCATCAGTCTTGGATCTGTTGACGCTGAAACAGTGGATGACCATGAGCTGCCAATAATTTCTTTATCAAAAAGCTCAACCGAAATGGTGAGTGGACCTCCACAAAGAACAGAGCTGGCATGGTATCGCCAGAACTTGCGCAAGAGCGTCAGCAGCGCAGCATGCACTCAAAGACCTGTCAGTCTGGGTGGACCAGCGACAGGAGTTTTTGAACATGAACAAGGGAGTATTTGTAGTGGCAACAGCACACCTGAGACTGTAATCTGGCATGGAGGAACTGCAGGATCTTGGAGCGTCATGGAGGACTCGCCCAGAAGGACTCCAACACAAGATCTATTCCTGGGGCAAAATCAGGTCCACAGTGGTGTGAAGTGTGTACCACACTCTCCATCCACAAATAGAGATTTAAGGATTAAGGGTTTGGTGTGCAAAGAGGGATGCTGCCGATTTTGTGGACCTGCAGAGAACCTGACGGGATGCAGCTGTTGCAGAGTGGCTTGCCAAATGAGTTCTTCGGGTCTAAATAACAGCTACACTCCACAGGGAGTGAATACAGAAGACCATGTTCAGAGCAACTGTGAAAGCCATCATTTAACTGCATGCCATAGATCTACCTGTTCTGGTCACATGATGAACACTGCCTGTTTGAGAAACCCTTGCAGTGTTATTCCATGCCCTGGACATTTCATATCACGACCTCCTTGTACAGGAAGCCCCTGTGCAGGACAAAGATCATTGCTCCATTCAGGCTTGCTTGGTTTTCCACCACTTGTGTCCTCAGTCAGTGAGACCAGACTTGACAGCAGAAGTACAGTCCATTGCTGTGGATCCGAGTTAAGGGGACAGAACTCCTCCTGCCTCAGACTAGATCGTAAAGGCCAGACTACTCTTAACAGGACAGTCAAAGATGCCACTACCATGACTTCTGACCATCAGCTCAAAGATGCTGGTGTGCAGACCATTTCTAATTCCCTTGTTTCCTCTCTTTCTCACGTGTTTCCTGAAATTAGTTTGAGAGCTGATCCTACCTCAGAAGCACATTTGACCACAGAGCACATGTGTCATAGGACCCCTGTGAAAGAAGTGGAATGGGATGCTGAGGGTATGACCTGGGAGGTGTATGGTGCAGCTGTGGACCCTGAAGAGCTTGGCTTGGCAATCCAAAAGCATCTGGAACTTCAGATCAAAGAGACGGCAGCCGCTGCAGCTGCGGCTGCTCAAACCGAAGACTCCACAGATAACATCAGCAACCTAGCACTGCAGTCCAGGCCTCGGAAGAAAAGCGAAGGCATTATAAGAACCCTGCGTAGTTCAGCATGTTGCTCTAACCCAAGTACTGTGGGCGACTGA